The following nucleotide sequence is from Streptomyces sp. HUAS CB01.
GAAATCGCCCTCCTCGACGCGCCGGTCCGAGGGCCGGTGGCGGCGGCGTCCGGCGTTCGGCCCCGTGGCGACCGACGTGGGGAAGGCCGGACCGTCGGCGCCGTGGTCGACGAGCCGGCGTTCGAGCTCGAGGGCGAGATGGCGCTCGGTGCGGCCGACGAGGATGGACTCCAGCAGTTCGCCGAGGGCCTGGTCGGTGATCTCGGCGGCGATCCGCAGACAGGCGATCTCGTCCTCGTCCTTCACCATCCGCTGCTGCTCGACGGCGCCGTCCAGGTCGGTCAGCCGCAGGCCCGGCGCCACGGTGCCGAGGGCACGGTGGCGGGCGACGGTGAGGTGGTTCTCCTCGACGGCGAGCGCCTCGGCCCCGGACGCCGCGGCGTTCTCCGCGGCGGCCACGGCGGGGTCGTGTCCGTGCGCCGGGAGGACGGTCAGCCGGAGCTGCTCGTCCAGACGCCCGTCGACGGGGTCGCCGGTGGGCGCGGTGGGGCACAGCAGTTCGTCGGCCGACTCCCCCGCGGGGCCCAGGAGCAGTACGGCGCCGGGCGGGGCGCCGCCTGCGAGGTAACGGACGTTGGCGGGCCGGGAGATCAGCGCCGCGGCGCTCCCGGCCGCGACACACCGGTCGCGCAGCCGGCTGCGGCGGACAGCGAACACCTCGGACATGTGACGAGCCTAAGAGCGCGGAGCGGATCCGGCTGGTTGAAAGCGTCCGTGCGGGGCTCGGCGGGGTCGCGCCAGGCATGCGGGGCCGGTGACGGGTACGCGTCGATGCGGCCGGTGCGCTTGTCGGAGCGCGGCCATGCGCTGCGGCGTGCGCGTCGCGCTTCGGCCCGGGACCGTGGCGCCGTGACTCGGCGTCGTACCACAGCGCGGGACGCGGGTGCCGGCGTGCCACCGACCCCCGTGCGGGGCGGGCGCTCCGTACGGGCGGCGGCGCGCTCGTCGAGGACGAGCACCCGTGGGTCGGACGACGCGGGTGGTGGAGCGGTCCGCTCGCCGGCCGACGGAGCGGCCCGCGTGCGGCCGCGGTCAGGGACGCCGCGGCGCGCGCCTACCAGGCGGGCGGGCTCTTCAGCGCGCGGGCCAGCACGTCGTCCAGGATGCGCGCGGTGGTCTCGACGTCGCACTGGGAGTTGTCGATGATCGGCAGGCCCGAGCCGTACCAGCCGGCCATGCGGCCGTGGATGCCGGCGACCTCCTCGTCCGAGAGGCGGCGGTTGCCGCTGCGCTCGGCGTTGCGCTCCAGGACGATCTCCAGGCCGGGCAGCAGCACCACGGGCAGCAGCCCGGGTCCGACATGGCGCTTCCATCCGCCGAGCCCGACGACGGGGCGGTCGGGGAAGACGGCGTCGTCGAGGATGCAGGAGATGCCGTTGGCCAGGAAGTTGCGGGCGGCGAAGCCGCAGGTGCGGCGGGCCAGGCGGTACTGGGCCTCGGACTGGTCGTTCCAGCCGGTCTGGGGGTCGGCGAAGCCGGAGCAGACCCATTCGCGGACGTCGTCGAGGCTGATGTGCGCGGTGGGGACGCGGCGGTGCTGCGCCCAGTGCCGCGCGACGGTCGTCTTGCCCGCGCCCGCGGGGCCGATGAGCAGGACCGCGAGCGTGGCGGTGCCGGTGCCGCAGTCGGCGGGCGGTGAGGGTATCGGAACCGGTCCGCCCGGTGGGAGGGAGACGTGTCCCGTGGTCTCCGGGGAGGGCGGCACCGGCGCCTGCTGCGCCGCCGGGCCGCTCCAGCCCTGGGCGGGCGGCATCCGCGGCGGGGGGCTCTGCGGTGGCGGGGGGCCGGGGTGCTGGGCCTGGTGCTCCCATCCGGCCGCCGGGGCGTGCCCGGGCACGGGTCCCGGGACGTGTCCCGGCCCGTGGGGAGGCAGCGGAGCTCCCACTGCGTGCTGCATCCGGTGCCACTCCGTCTCGTACGACTTCACGCTGGTCGGACGGGAGTTGGCCCGTCCGTACGGAACGGTACCCTCCCCGGTCGCTCCTGTGGGAACGGCCGGGGCCGGTACGAAGTGCCCGTGACGGACGGGTTCAGCCGTCGAGTTCCTCGGCCAGCGCGTGCAGGGCCAGCCGGTACGAGCCGATCCCGAAGCCGGCGACGGTTCCGGAGGCGACCGCCGCGATCACCGAAGTGTGGCGGAATTCCTCGCGTGCGTACGGGTTCGAGATGTGCACCTCGATGAGCGGGGCGGTCCGCTGGGCGGCCGCGTCGCGCATGCCGTACGAGTAGTGCGTGAAGGCACCGGGGTTGATGACGACCGGGATCGAGCCGTCGGCGGCCTCGTGCAGCCAGCGGATCATCTCGCCCTCGTCGTTGGTCTCCCGGACGTCGACGTCGAAGCCGAGCTCCTTGCCCAGGGTCCGGCAGGCGTCGACCAGGCCCGCGTACGAGGTGGAGCCGTACACGTCCGGTTCCCGGGAGCCGAGGCGTCCGAGGTTCGGGCCGTTCAGCACGAGGACGCGGCGGCTCACGCGGACACCTCACCGAACGCGGCGAGCAGCACGGCCGGGTCCGGGCCCTCCAGCACCGTGGGCTTGGCGAGACCGTCGAGCACGATGAAGCGCAGCAGATCGCCGCGGGACTTCTTGTCGACCTTCATGGTCTCCAGCAGCCTGGGCCACTGGTCGCCCCGGTAGGTGAGCGGCAGGCCGACCGATTCCAGCACGGTCCGGTGCCGGTCGGCGGTCGCGTCGTCGAGCCGGCCGGCGAGCCGGCCGAGCTCGGCGGCGAAGACCATGCCGACGGAGACGGCGGCGCCGTGCCGCCACTTGTACCGCTCGTTCTTCTCGATGGCGTGCGCCAGCGTGTGGCCGTAGTTGAGGATCTCCCGGAGGCCGGACTCCTTGAGGTCGCTGGAGACGACGTCCGCCTTGACCCGGATCGAGCGCTCGATCAGCTCCGCGGTGTGCGGTCCGGCGGGGGTGCGGGCGCTCTCCGGGTCCCCCTCGATCAGGTCGAGGATGGCGGGGTCCGCGATGAAGCCGGCCTTGATGATCTCGGCCAGGCCGCTGACGTAGTCGTGGACGGGCAGGGAGTCCAGCGCACCGAGGTCGCAGATCACTCCGGCGGGCGGGTGGAAGGCGCCCACGAGGTTCTTGCCCTCTGCGGTGTTGATGCCGGTCTTGCCGCCGACGGCCGCGTCCACCATGGCGAGGACGGTGGTGGGCACGGCGATCCAGCGCACCCCTCGGAGCCAGCTCGCGGCGACGAACCCGGCGAGGTCGGTCGTGGCGCCGCCGCCGACGCCGACGATGACGTCGGTACGGGTGAAGCCCGTCTGGCCGAGGGCCTTCCAGCAGTACGCCGCGACCTCGACGGTCTTCGCCTCCTCGGCGTTGGGCACCTGGATGGCGACGGCCTCGTAGCCCTGGTCGGCGAGGTCCTGGCGGATCGCCTCACCGGTCTCGGCGAGGGCCTCGGGGTGGACGACGGCGACGCGCTTGGCCCGGGGCCCGATCAGTCCCGGGAGCTCGCCCAGCAGCCGCCGGCCGACGAGCACCTCGTACGGTTCGGAGCCCGCGGTGCCGCCGACCTGGATGCGGGTGACTGCCTGCTCGGTCATGCGTCCTTCCATTCGAGTGCGTCGAGGACCGCCTGGGCGACCTCTTCGGGCGTGCGGTCGTCGGTGGCGACGACGACCCGGGCGACTTCGGTGTAGAGGTGCCGGCGGGCCTCCATCAGCTCACGCCACTGGCGGCGCGGGTTGACGGCGAGCAGCGGGCGGGCGGCGTTCAGCCCGACGCGGCGCACGGCTTCCTCGACGTCCATCGAGAGATACGCGACGGGCAGCCCGGACAACAGTTCACGGGTGCCCCGGTCGAGGATCGCGCCGCCTCCGAGGGCGAGTACGCCCGTGTGCTCGGCGACGGCGGTGCGGACCGCCGCGCTCTCCAGCTCGCGGAAGTGCGGTTCGCCGTCCTCGATGAAGATGTCCGAGATCTCGCGGCCCTCGGCCGCCACGATGTCGGCGTCGGTGTCGCGGTAGCCGGTGCCGAGGCGCTCGGCCAGCAGGGCGCCGACCGTGGACTTGCCGACGCCCATCGGCCCGATCAGTACGACCTTCGGGCCGCCCGCGCCGGGCCGCGGGGGCGCGGCCTCGTGCGGGCTCACCGGACGGCCAGGTTCTCGAGGTACGAGCGCACGTTGCGGCGGGTCTCGGGAACGCTGTCACCGCCGAACTTCTCCGCGACGGCGTCCGCCAGCACCAGCGCCACCATCGCCTCGGCCACGATCCCCGCCGCCGGCACAGCACACACATCCGAGCGCTGGTGGTGGGCCGCGGCGGACTCGCCGGTCACCACGTCCACCGTCCTGAGCGCACGCGGCACGGTCGCGATCGGCTTCATCGCCGCACGCACCCGCAGCAGCTCCCCCGTGCTCAGACCACCCTCGGTACCGCCGGAGCGGCCGGAGGAGCGACGGATGCCGTCCTCGGTGGAGACGATCTCGTCATGGGCCCGGGAACCGGGCACCCGGGCCAGCTCGAAACCGTCACCGACCTCCACACCCTTGATCGCCTGGATGCCCATCAGCGCCGCGGCCAGACGCGCATCGAGCCGGCGGTCCCAGTGCACGTGCGAACCCAGACCCACCGGCACCCCGTAGGCAAGCACCTCCACCACACCACCGAGCGTGTCACCGTCCTTGTGCGCCTGATCGATCTCCGCGACCATCGCCTTCGACGCGTCCGCGTCCAGGCAGCGCACCGGGTCGGCGTCGAGCCTCTCCACATCCGCCGGCGTCGGGTACACCCCGCGGGGAGCCCTGGCCGCGGCAAGCTCGACCACATGCGAGACGATCTCGACGCCCGCCGTCTCCCTCAGATAGGAGCGGGCGACGGCGCCCAGAGCGACACGCGCCGCGGTCTCCCGGGCACTCGCACGCTCCAGCACCGGCCGGGCCTCGTCGAAGCCGTACTTCTGCATCCCCGCAAGATCCGCATGACCAGGCCGGGGCCGGGTCAACGGCGCGTTACGAGCCAACTCGGCCAGCTCGGCCGGATCGACCGGATCGGCCGCCATCACCTTCTCCCACTTGGGCCACTCCGTGTTGCCCACCATGACCGCGACCGGAGAACCCAGCGTGAGCCCGTGCCGCACCCCACCGAGGAAGGTCACCTCGTCCCGCTCGAACTTCATCCGCGCACCACGTCCATAACCCAGGCGCCGCCGTGCCAGATGGTCCGCCACCATCCCCGTGGTGACCGGGACGCCGGCGGGAAGACCCTCCAACGTCGCCACCAGCGCGGGTCCGTGCGACTCCCCCGCGGTCAGCCAACGCAACCTGCTCAACGGTGCTCCTCATGCTCGCGCCTGGAACTGCGACGGCGCGGCCTCGGGGCACTCCTCCAGCGGCTGGAGACACCCCCGGCCTGTGGTGGCCGGGAGCGGCGCGGCCCGGGCCCGCCTCCCCCGATCCTCCCACGTCCGGGCCGCGCACCCGGCCGTGGTCCAGCAGACGGACGGGCGGACGGGACACGACCGGCGTGATCCGGAGCCGCTGAGGGCCCTGGTGTCAGCGCCCTGCGAGGGCCTCCTCGCCGGCCGCGCGCATCGCGGCCAGCGGGGCCGGGGAGCGTCCGGTCATCTGCTCGACCTGGAACACGGCCTGGTGCACCAGCAGGTCGAGACCGCCGACGACGGAGCCGCCCTGCTCGGCCCAGACCGCGGCGAGCGGTGTGGGCCACGGGTCGTAGAGCACGTCGAACAGGGTGCCGGGGCCTTCCGGGACGTACGGGACGAGGGTGTCCGTCGCCCCGGCCGGGGTGGTGGCGACGACCAGCGGGGCGTCGAAGGCGTGCGCCGCCTCCGCCCAGTCGGCCGTGTGCACCTCGACGCCGAGTCGCGCGCCCCACCCGCGCATCTCCTCGGCCCGGGCCCGGCTGCGCACATAGGCGGTGACCGGCCCCGTGCAGATCCGGCCGAGCGCGGCGAGCGCGGAGGAGGCGGTCGCCCCGGCGCCCAGGACGGCCGCGTGGTCGACCTTCTCCACGCCGCGCTCGCGCAGGGCGGCGACCATGCCGGGGATGTCGGTGTTGTCGCCGGTGCGCCGGCCGTCCTCGCCGAGGACGACCGTGTTGACCGCCTCGACGGCGGCGGCGGTGGCGCTGATCTCGTCGAGCAGCGGGATGACCGCGCGCTTCAGCGGCATGGTGAGCGACAGCCCGGCCCAGCTCGCGTCCAGTCCGAGGAGGAAGCCCTCCAGGTCCCCCTCGGTCACCTCGAACCGGTCGTAGGACCAGCCGATGAGGCCGAGCGCCTTGTAGGCGGCGCGGTGCAGCACCGGGGAGAGCGAGTGGGCGATCGGCGACCCGAGGACCGCGGCCCGGCGTGTGTCAGTCGCTGCCGCGCGTGTCATTGAACTTTTCCTTGAGCTTCTCGAAGTCCGCGTGGTTCGTGGCGTATTCGGTCTTGTGCTTGCCGTCGGTCGCCACGAAGTACAGCCAGCCGTTCGAGGTCGGGTTGATCGAGGCGTTCAGTGCCGTCAGATCGGGGTTGCCGATGGGCCCGGGCGGCAGCCCCTTCTGGGTGTACGTGTTGTACGGGTCCTGATTGCTGTTGATCTCCCGCTCGCTGATGTCGATCTTGCTCTGGCCCTTGAGGTAGTTGAAGGCCGAGTCGAACTGCAGCAGCTGGTTGGTCTCGGTGTTGGTGGGCTTCAGGCGGTTGTAGATGACCTCGGCCATCTTCCTGTAGTCGTCCTCGTTCTTGCCCTCGGCCTGCACGAGGCTGGCCACGGTGATCAGTTCCCAGGCGTTGTTCAGCTTGAGCTGCTTCGCCTTGGCCTCGAGGTCGACCTTCCCGTACTCCTGGTTGGCCCGGGCGACCATGGCCTTCAGGATCGTCTCCGGCTTGGAGCCCGGCGCGACCGGATACGTGGACGGGTAGAGGAATCCTTCCAGCGGGTCCTTGACCTCCTTGTGGTTCTGGGCCCACACGGGGAGTCCGAGGTTCTTCGCCTCCTTCAGGGCGACGGCCTTCGTCGTGCCGGGGTCGAGCTCGAGGCGTTTGTCGATCAGCTGGTAGATCGCCGCGTTCCGGGCGCCCTCGGCGATGCTGAGGGCGTTGCGGTTGTTCGGGTCGAGCATCGCCTTGACGGCGTCCTCGGCCGACATCCCCTTCTTCAGGGTGTAGACACCGTCCTGGATGCTCGTGCCGCGGGGGTTGTCGTTCTGCGCGGCGACGAAGGCGTCGACGCTCTTGACGACGCCGGCCTTCTTGAGCGCGTTGCCGATGTCCGTGCCGCTGGCGCCCAGGGCGATCTCCACCTGCACGCTTCCGCTGCCGGGGCCGTCGAAGTCGGGTGCTTCACCGAACTGCCCCTGCCAGAACTGGTAACCGACATAGCCGGCACCGCCGGCGCCGCCGACGAGGACCAGGGCGACGAACAGACAGGCGAAGCCGTTGCGGCCCTTCTTCTTTTTCTTGGCCGGGCCGCGACCGTCACCGCCGCGGCGGGTCGTCTCGCCGGGCTCGTCGTCTTCGTCGTCGCGGCCGCGGTCGTCACCCGTGAAGAACGGGTGGTCCTCCTCCTGCCGGTCGGACCCCCAGTCGTCGTCCGCCGGAGGCGGCTGCTGCCCCTGGGGCGGCGGGGCGGTGCGACGCCCGGGAGGCTGCGGCGGCGGGTAGGCGTCGGGCGTGCCGTAGTAGTCGGCGCCACCGGTGTAGGGGACGGCTCCCGCGTTCGGGTCGTACTGCGTCTGCGGGCCGGTGTCCCAACCGCCGCCGTACTGCCCGGTGGCGTACTGACCGGTGTCGTACTGCCCTGTGTCGTGCCGGCCCGTGCTGTACTGGCCGGTGGCGTACTGCCCCGTGTCGTACTGCTGCTGACCGTACTGTCCCGTGTCGTACTGGCCCGTGTCGTACTGCTGCTGACCGTACTGGCCCGTGTCGTACTGCTGCCCGTACTGCTGAGGATGGCCCGTCCGGTACTCCCCGCCCCCGTAGTGGGCGGGGTCCTGCGGCTCCTGCGGGTACTGCTGCTGCGGCTGGCCGCCGTAGGACGCAGGGCCGGCGCCACCCTGCTGTCCTCTCCGCCCCTGGTCCCCGTACAAAGGATCCTCGGGGTGCCACGGTTCGGAGCCGGGGCCCCGGCCATAATCAGTCATCGATCCCCTAGAGCCGCGAGACGAGCGACGAACGCTCCGCCTCTACGTTGTGCGGCGGTTGTTCGAACACCGCCGCATCGCGCGGAACGTTACCGTATCGCG
It contains:
- a CDS encoding shikimate kinase, with amino-acid sequence MGVGKSTVGALLAERLGTGYRDTDADIVAAEGREISDIFIEDGEPHFRELESAAVRTAVAEHTGVLALGGGAILDRGTRELLSGLPVAYLSMDVEEAVRRVGLNAARPLLAVNPRRQWRELMEARRHLYTEVARVVVATDDRTPEEVAQAVLDALEWKDA
- the mltG gene encoding endolytic transglycosylase MltG, giving the protein MTDYGRGPGSEPWHPEDPLYGDQGRRGQQGGAGPASYGGQPQQQYPQEPQDPAHYGGGEYRTGHPQQYGQQYDTGQYGQQQYDTGQYDTGQYGQQQYDTGQYATGQYSTGRHDTGQYDTGQYATGQYGGGWDTGPQTQYDPNAGAVPYTGGADYYGTPDAYPPPQPPGRRTAPPPQGQQPPPADDDWGSDRQEEDHPFFTGDDRGRDDEDDEPGETTRRGGDGRGPAKKKKKGRNGFACLFVALVLVGGAGGAGYVGYQFWQGQFGEAPDFDGPGSGSVQVEIALGASGTDIGNALKKAGVVKSVDAFVAAQNDNPRGTSIQDGVYTLKKGMSAEDAVKAMLDPNNRNALSIAEGARNAAIYQLIDKRLELDPGTTKAVALKEAKNLGLPVWAQNHKEVKDPLEGFLYPSTYPVAPGSKPETILKAMVARANQEYGKVDLEAKAKQLKLNNAWELITVASLVQAEGKNEDDYRKMAEVIYNRLKPTNTETNQLLQFDSAFNYLKGQSKIDISEREINSNQDPYNTYTQKGLPPGPIGNPDLTALNASINPTSNGWLYFVATDGKHKTEYATNHADFEKLKEKFNDTRGSD
- the aroC gene encoding chorismate synthase, producing the protein MSRLRWLTAGESHGPALVATLEGLPAGVPVTTGMVADHLARRRLGYGRGARMKFERDEVTFLGGVRHGLTLGSPVAVMVGNTEWPKWEKVMAADPVDPAELAELARNAPLTRPRPGHADLAGMQKYGFDEARPVLERASARETAARVALGAVARSYLRETAGVEIVSHVVELAAARAPRGVYPTPADVERLDADPVRCLDADASKAMVAEIDQAHKDGDTLGGVVEVLAYGVPVGLGSHVHWDRRLDARLAAALMGIQAIKGVEVGDGFELARVPGSRAHDEIVSTEDGIRRSSGRSGGTEGGLSTGELLRVRAAMKPIATVPRALRTVDVVTGESAAAHHQRSDVCAVPAAGIVAEAMVALVLADAVAEKFGGDSVPETRRNVRSYLENLAVR
- a CDS encoding aminopeptidase P family protein — protein: MSEVFAVRRSRLRDRCVAAGSAAALISRPANVRYLAGGAPPGAVLLLGPAGESADELLCPTAPTGDPVDGRLDEQLRLTVLPAHGHDPAVAAAENAAASGAEALAVEENHLTVARHRALGTVAPGLRLTDLDGAVEQQRMVKDEDEIACLRIAAEITDQALGELLESILVGRTERHLALELERRLVDHGADGPAFPTSVATGPNAGRRRHRPSDRRVEEGDFLSVCLGANYRGYRCEIGRTFVIGTTPADWQIDLYDVVFAAQRAGREALVPGAGYRDVDRAARHLLDSAGYGEGLAPLTGHGVGLEIDEDPQLAPAAMGKLDACVPVTVEPGVHLPGRGGVRIDDTLVVRQEADGGPELLTITTKELLAL
- a CDS encoding shikimate dehydrogenase, with product MTRAAATDTRRAAVLGSPIAHSLSPVLHRAAYKALGLIGWSYDRFEVTEGDLEGFLLGLDASWAGLSLTMPLKRAVIPLLDEISATAAAVEAVNTVVLGEDGRRTGDNTDIPGMVAALRERGVEKVDHAAVLGAGATASSALAALGRICTGPVTAYVRSRARAEEMRGWGARLGVEVHTADWAEAAHAFDAPLVVATTPAGATDTLVPYVPEGPGTLFDVLYDPWPTPLAAVWAEQGGSVVGGLDLLVHQAVFQVEQMTGRSPAPLAAMRAAGEEALAGR
- the aroB gene encoding 3-dehydroquinate synthase, which produces MTEQAVTRIQVGGTAGSEPYEVLVGRRLLGELPGLIGPRAKRVAVVHPEALAETGEAIRQDLADQGYEAVAIQVPNAEEAKTVEVAAYCWKALGQTGFTRTDVIVGVGGGATTDLAGFVAASWLRGVRWIAVPTTVLAMVDAAVGGKTGINTAEGKNLVGAFHPPAGVICDLGALDSLPVHDYVSGLAEIIKAGFIADPAILDLIEGDPESARTPAGPHTAELIERSIRVKADVVSSDLKESGLREILNYGHTLAHAIEKNERYKWRHGAAVSVGMVFAAELGRLAGRLDDATADRHRTVLESVGLPLTYRGDQWPRLLETMKVDKKSRGDLLRFIVLDGLAKPTVLEGPDPAVLLAAFGEVSA
- the aroQ gene encoding type II 3-dehydroquinate dehydratase, with protein sequence MSRRVLVLNGPNLGRLGSREPDVYGSTSYAGLVDACRTLGKELGFDVDVRETNDEGEMIRWLHEAADGSIPVVINPGAFTHYSYGMRDAAAQRTAPLIEVHISNPYAREEFRHTSVIAAVASGTVAGFGIGSYRLALHALAEELDG
- a CDS encoding Pro-rich N-terminal domain-containing protein, translating into MQHAVGAPLPPHGPGHVPGPVPGHAPAAGWEHQAQHPGPPPPQSPPPRMPPAQGWSGPAAQQAPVPPSPETTGHVSLPPGGPVPIPSPPADCGTGTATLAVLLIGPAGAGKTTVARHWAQHRRVPTAHISLDDVREWVCSGFADPQTGWNDQSEAQYRLARRTCGFAARNFLANGISCILDDAVFPDRPVVGLGGWKRHVGPGLLPVVLLPGLEIVLERNAERSGNRRLSDEEVAGIHGRMAGWYGSGLPIIDNSQCDVETTARILDDVLARALKSPPAW